The following is a genomic window from Neodiprion pinetum isolate iyNeoPine1 chromosome 3, iyNeoPine1.2, whole genome shotgun sequence.
GAGGTAAGAAAATATCTTactgtcaaattttttatgcaataATCACGATGCAATATGACTGGGTTGCACATTTCAAGCGGTATATTTGACTCTGCgcatttttcattctcgtgAAGTTTGCAATGATAAAGTAGTCTAATGAATTGGTTAAAGCATATTATGGTGGGTTATGCTTACAGTAATTGAATCGtggatttttttacaaacttttttaattttgtaacCGATAAATGTAAGCTACATTTACAAACATGTTTTAAACTGAATCCTCAGTCTATTAATCTGTGATGATGATGGCACCCCACTCCCGacatttgaaattcttgaTCTCCTTCTCATCAATTGCAGTatttagtttcaaaaatgtcctCGAATTCGTCAACGCGTCTCTGGACATACCCAGCTGCCCATATTTATTCGATCCACATCCCCACATCGAGTTGTCATctaaataattcattatttttatacacggAAGCGTTAAAGTTCTCATCTCttttaattttcgtaaatGGTATTAGGTATAGTAGCGTCAATTTTTGTTGATAAAATGATTTTCTCACCCATCATGCAAATGGTGAACGCATTCCCGCATTGTGCCTTTTTTACCGACGCGTCAAAAGCGCGGCCATCGGTATCCATAAAATCAACCGGTTTTGGGGTTGCATAAACCTTCGTGCCTTCATCTGAAATTCCCATTTGACCCTCTGTGTTCCAACCCCACGTGTATAAATCACCCTGTGTAAAATAATcgtagtaaataaaaaaagtactgaattttgacaaaaaatcatttaaaaaaaaaaaacgctgtTCCGTCCAAAAATATTCTTCCAAACAATCATATGACGCAATCATTACATTCGTGTGGCTCATTTCACCAAATTTATTCGTgtcgaaaacatttttctcatctttcaaatttcacacCGCAATTGTTGTTTTATGAAATTTCGTTCGGCTTGTAAAATgacttttgaataaataccTGATCTGTGACCACTGCGCTATGCCAACCCGCAGCGGAGATCTGAACGACCTTCAGACCAGCTAGTGCCTCTATTATCGTTGGATTATCACAGTCTTCAAGGTCACCGTGCCCCAATTGACCACGGctaaaatatagaaattcaACGTTTGGTCggatgaatttaattttttcagaagtaTAATTTTACACGATAAATGGTTTAATAGTCATTTCATGTACTAACCTTCCCATTCCCATTGAATAAACCTCTCCGTTCTCAGCCAATATAATCGTGTGATCGAAGCCGCAAGCAACGTCTGTGAATTTCACCCGCTTTGGCATGTCTACCAATGTTGGAATATTGTATACTCTAcctgaaaaatgtatacaattATCGAATGGGAGATCATTTATAGAAGTTTTTGGGAATGTTGTGTTTCCGAGGGGGATGATTGTTATATtaggaaaagtttttcaatacaTTTTGAATTCTCCTATTAGGTTTGAAAAAACAACATAAacacaacaaaaaaatgttaataccGATTTTGAATGATAATGACAgtattaataacaatagtgACAACAAGTATACAGTCATTGGCGTATTTCTAAgcataaatgaaaaatgagaagtATTTGTCTAGAACGGTGAATGTAGTCCTCATAATATGCAAACATAAAAAATTAGTAAGTAAATATTTCTCATTTGAATTACCGAAATTTGTCAAGGCTACGGTGCAGCCGCCTTGAAAGATTTTCACCGTATATTCTTGATCCGAATTATCGTCAGCCgcttgaatgaaatttgaaacctGTTTCCACATTTTGTCGAATACTTTGTACTGCCAAATTTCGTGCTTCACGGATAAAATTGTAATCGTTTCCTTGCCAGGAATTGCTTGTACGCATCTGCAATATGAAACTTTTCTCAGTTGAATTGCCAGAAATGAACAAATTCGGTAAAGCAGCTGAATTTTTCGCTTCGCtttacgtttgaaaaatttataatctgcaatatttttctttccaaactCGTGCGAGTCGTTATTCTCATTGAtcaataagtttttttttttatgcctttTATTCTACATTACTGACCCTTCCATTTCTTCCGGTAGTTTGAGTAAGACCGGAATCTTGTCAGTGACTTCAGTCGACTCATTGAGATTTATTTTACCAGAAATGAAAAGTTCCTTATCCCGCCATAAAAGAATGTAATTCCATCCTATTTCCAAATCGTCGATTCCCGTAAAGGGTACGATTgtaaatttatcaataacTTGTTTCACGCTCCCCTCTTCGTCGCAAAATAATTCGCTGTTGTTTAAACCAGTGTAATATATCTTCATTGTGctgaaaaaacaagaattagGCGTTTAATGTTTATTATCTTGCTATTCAATTCTCAGATTCCACGGAAAAggttaattaaattaaactcTGCATGaaccaaatttttattaacataTAAATTGATGAAACATTTAGTgggttttaaatatttaaaccCTAAAAATTCCTCATGGTAACATAATTTTGACtgtcaaaatttaatattccCAATACggcggaaaaacaaaagcaacaaggtgagaaatttttttttggcacgAGTTAAATTTGAGTATAAATTGgcattcgaattttcatgataGATTAGCAAAaaatgctatttttttttttcacgtaagAATACAAATTTCGACTGTTTACATGTGCTGTATATCTGAagaatttatcaattattttaaaatttcaagggtatatttatacatattttaagaATACGCAGTaagatttttgaagaaaaaaattaaatatttttcgagttaCACGCGATCTCCGACggcgctgaaaaaaaaaggtcctcCACTGCTGCAATGATTCCGGCCTTCGCCGTGGATgaaacctaaaaaaaaaaaaaaaattcttgttaaACTAGAAGATATTGTCCGTACAATGACCAACCAGTTTTTTGATCTGatcaaaaatcgaattttggcTGGCCAAAAACGACCAAAATTTTGggtaaaattcaacttttttttcaaaaacgccGCCATCTtgtcaatttttgattttttttttcgaccgtaGGTCATTGTACGGACAATATCTTCTGGTTCAGcaagagtatttttttttttaggtttcATCCACGGAGCAGGCCGGAATCACTGCAGCAGTGGAGGACCTTTTTTTGTTTAGCGCCGTCGGAGATGGCGTGtaactcgaaaaatatttaatttttttcttaaaaaattttactgcgTATtcttaatatatgtataaacatacccttaaaattttaaaataattgatacagtagttttttgtttttttcttaattcccAAAAATCGCCTTCTTTTTTAGGCTGTCACACTAGTCGTGTCCCTTATATGTTCGATTGGATTAAGTCTAGACGGAATTCGTGTAATCGATGGGAACGCGTGGCCTCAGAAATGAGGGTCAGCTAGTTCGTGCCAATACCGACAGATGGCGCGGCGTGTCCTGGTTACCAATGATACGGGTCAAAAACAACAGAAGGTTCACTCGGCGTCTACGCAGCGCGTGTAAGAAGCACACGAGCGTAAAAAGTAGCCGCGTTCGGAGCACATatcgcagattttttttattacgagtATTGACTTAACTGAGAGCGAAACTGCGGAGAAATGGTAACGTCGAATCTGAAGCCGTACTCACCACGCACACGTATTTAGTAGAGAGAATAAAACACGCAACGACTCTCAGCTTTTTGTggttatgatttttaatttttttatttatttattgttttttttcttgtatcaCTCCATGACTATTCTATCGTTTGACATAACCTGTCGTCTTCCTTCACCCACCTCTCCGATCTCTTCTCTCACGTTATTTTAATATCTCACTTCACCGCGATAGGCGCATTTTATGCTTGTGTTTACAAATGGCGGCTTGATGCACAGTTATTCAAGCTTCAACTGCTAACCGACAGCTGCTAATCGTATATACCCTGTGTCAAAAAACACTTCTACTCTTATCGATTCCTGCACACGTGTTCTAAATACTTTGTACTTATATATGTCCATAAGTGGTTCTCATGTTATGTTTAATAAATGCAAttctacataattttttttttttttttatcatctcttATTTATTCCTTTTTACCTTTCCCTCCGCATATATTTGAACGTTATATTTTAgacgcgattttaaaaatatatactgtatacatttttacaatttattattaatttgtaCTCTGCACAAGAAacaacgaaatattttattcgtagttaaatttagaaaaaaattttttgacatatttcattgaatttataacatacataatgaattttttattcgtacgTTTCGTttgatattggaaaaaaaacagaaaaaaatttttaaaattgcaaGAAATAGTTTTCGACACTTGTTGATTAGAGcgaagaaactttttttcctaaaaaattatcaaacctTTTTTTATCGCTGCGATTATCATTGttgttatataattatataatctGCGTCAtagaacatgaaaaaaaaaaatgttccccctcactttcgttaattattcattattttgttcGTCCAACCTTTCGACACAGCGTATTTTCCTAATCAAACAAATTATCTCCTTCGGTAAATTTTTGGCATGTTTTTGTACCTCACCGACTGTCTTCTGTAACGATTTACCGAGACCTCTGTTATGACtttattagaaatttttttcttggaaaaatagtaattcaatatttagaaaatatgtttaaaaatgaGAGATCTACAGTATAgtgattaataataaaatgtgacgaattatttttagttcAACCTTAAAATTGTGTCGAAAATTTAAAGgattattcgaaatttgtatAATGTCATTAAATCCGTATCTCAGTTGAATCGGAATAATTCAAACCTCgctattttcaaacttgacGAAGATGAGGAATAACGATGTCAAGTAACTGTCGTAAAATTGGGTGCAAAAAATACAGCACTTGATTTTCTTCTTACAAATCTTTTCAATAATAGTGATACTTGAGAGAAAGGCAGGACACGCGTATTCAATTAAGCTAATACCTTAGTTCTGTTTTAAGCTAATCAAATCGACGTTAACTTACCGAGATAGCTCGGAAATAAATCTCAAACTCCAAATCAAACGGTTCCATTTGTTTGATTACGTAGAACACTTTTGCCAATTACCTGGTACATATTTTAAAATCACCCAAGTCTTGTGATTCTGataaaagatgaagaaaattatacgtatttgTACGATAAGTAAAAACGGGCCTGATTGTGGAAACGGGGTAGAAAGTAacgtttgtaaaatattttacaacatctcgaaaattgatttctttcaCTGCGTTGGACATTTTCTTGATGAagtgtatatttttaaaaataaaactatatGAGAAGTGATGATGTTAGAGCGCACAATAAATGCGTGCACACGACTCGGTTGGAATTAATCACGAAAGAATTAATGAGATTTTATTGATCTTTTGTCAGCAACGTCTTATTCACAATTCAACTACGACCGGGGATTCAATTAATTCTATTCACTGCATATTTCATGATTTGGGTTCGCTCGTTTCGATTCTCCTCTTTCTTATCGGCCCTTATCAATCATACATATTACgcatgaaaattataaagtaAAATCGGTCATAATTCGtctctacatttttttttttttcccccaactTTGACCAAGCCATGATAAATCGTCAATAATCGGTGTTAAACCGTCAGTCGGTCATCCGAGCGATAAGTGAGGCTGttgatttttcttgaaaaaaaaaaaataaaaacaaaaaaagaaatgaataaaaaatacgaagcAGAAATTCGCGATTTCCTTTCAAATCTTATCCACTCACCGTAATTTTCTCTCAAAGTTAACTCTATTCTTTGCTTAGTTGACCACATTTCAGGGGCTGCTGTCCATCCTGCGTAAGCTGCGATCGAATCCGGACAGAGAGTTGAGGCTACTTTTACTGGGTCTTGACAACGCGGGGAAAACAACGCTCCTGAAATCGTTGGCCAGTGAAGATATCACGCAGGTAAACGTCGTTTTGATCCCCAAAGCCATCCGAATCCACAGCGAGACGAAAATGTCTCAGTCGGTTGCTGTGCTTCGATTTTTAAACGTTCCCATCCGCCGCACAAGCTTGAACAAAAAGTTCGGAAAGCTTCTCCGTCTCGGAAATTTTAGTCCGTCACTGCTTTTACTGATCCTAAGGTAACGCCAACCCAAGGCTTCAACATAAAAAGCGTACAGAGCGAAGGGTTCAAGCTAAACGTCTGGGACATCGGCGGTGCAAAGAAGATAAGGCCGTACTGGAGAAACTACTTCGAGAACACGGACGTGCTGGTCAGTGTTTTTTCAACTGATGGAAGTCGCGTTTTTTGATAGACTATAGATTTATTTTCGATCATATCGTGGGTCCGGGTCGTTCTTACGATAACCAAAACTGTAACTAGTGGATCCAACTTGTTAGTTGACCCCTAAGGATGACTATCTCAGTTGTATTGTCCAACTCGTTGAACCAACTTCTTGACACCGCAGATTTACGTCGTGGACAGCGCAGATATTAAGCGACTGGAGGAGACGGGGAGGGAATTGGCCGAGCTTCTGATGGAGGACAAGCTTCGCAACGTTCCTCTTCTCGTCTA
Proteins encoded in this region:
- the LOC124215698 gene encoding RCC1 domain-containing protein 1, with the translated sequence MKIYYTGLNNSELFCDEEGSVKQVIDKFTIVPFTGIDDLEIGWNYILLWRDKELFISGKINLNESTEVTDKIPVLLKLPEEMEGCVQAIPGKETITILSVKHEIWQYKVFDKMWKQVSNFIQAADDNSDQEYTVKIFQGGCTVALTNFGRVYNIPTLVDMPKRVKFTDVACGFDHTIILAENGEVYSMGMGSRGQLGHGDLEDCDNPTIIEALAGLKVVQISAAGWHSAVVTDQGDLYTWGWNTEGQMGISDEGTKVYATPKPVDFMDTDGRAFDASVKKAQCGNAFTICMMDDNSMWGCGSNKYGQLGMSRDALTNSRTFLKLNTAIDEKEIKNFKCREWGAIIITD
- the LOC124215702 gene encoding ADP-ribosylation factor-like protein 3 isoform X2; amino-acid sequence: MGLLSILRKLRSNPDRELRLLLLGLDNAGKTTLLKSLASEDITQVTPTQGFNIKSVQSEGFKLNVWDIGGAKKIRPYWRNYFENTDVLIYVVDSADIKRLEETGRELAELLMEDKLRNVPLLVYANKQDLAQAVTAAEIAEGLGLHNIKDRDWQIQSCIATEGKGVKDGLEWACKSIKKK
- the LOC124215702 gene encoding ADP-ribosylation factor-like protein 3 isoform X1, encoding MLTTFQGLLSILRKLRSNPDRELRLLLLGLDNAGKTTLLKSLASEDITQVTPTQGFNIKSVQSEGFKLNVWDIGGAKKIRPYWRNYFENTDVLIYVVDSADIKRLEETGRELAELLMEDKLRNVPLLVYANKQDLAQAVTAAEIAEGLGLHNIKDRDWQIQSCIATEGKGVKDGLEWACKSIKKK